The Trypanosoma brucei gambiense DAL972 chromosome 10, complete sequence genome has a segment encoding these proteins:
- a CDS encoding ABC transporter, putative: MAKPKYLKKKQEAAAAAAAAEQQKKEQDGDPSVAKGAGAPDEEPKSSGAMVAFANPVFRDGVSDILVEKIDISYQGVHILENATLNLVAGHRYGLVGPNGCGKSTLLKVLGCHEIPFPKHVDRYFVSHEVEASDMSAIDAVVSVDKEKELLEKEIEELALADQEDPVVTQRMDDIYKRLDELDADTALARAGKILFGLGFTPEMQLRPTKSFSGGWRMRISLAQALFINPTVLLLDEPTNHLDIEAVVWLENYLSKFKKILFMVSHSQDFMNSVCTKVAHMARGKLDYYDGNYDQYCITRAEKESNQMRRFQWEQNQIKSMKEYIARFGHGSAKLARQAQSKEKTLARMTRGGLTENVAKDRQVNFWFPCAGPLPPPMLQFREVSFAYPGREPLFQDLELGVDMESRICLVGPNGAGKTTLTKLMCRELEPTTGYVAKNAHCIIARFHQHFVDQIDLSLSPLEWMGQEYPTVTDPNILRSALGRFGVSGKLQMTPMNTLSDGQKSRVVFSWMAFKTPHLMILDEPTNHLDIESIDALADAVNSFEGAVVVVSHDLRLIAQIAEEIWIVDQGKCRKFDGDIADYKEHVQREVNRMTEDYANRK; this comes from the coding sequence ATGGCCAAACCGAAGTAcctaaaaaagaagcaagaagccgctgcagcggcggcggcagctgagcagcaaaaaaaggaacaagatGGGGATCCGTCAGTGGCGAAAGGCGCAGGTGCTCCGGATGAGGAACCAAAGAGCTCCGGTGCGATGGTGGCGTTCGCGAATCCCGTGTTCCGTGACGGTGTGAGCGATATTCTTGTGGAAAAAATCGATATTAGCTACCAGGGAGTTCATATTCTGGAGAATGCCACCTTGAACCTGGTTGCGGGACACCGTTATGGTCTTGTGGGTCCTAATGGATGCGGTAAGTCAACTTTGTTGAAGGTTCTTGGCTGTCACGAAATACCGTTTCCCAAACATGTTGATAGGTATTTTGTGTCGCATGAGGTCGAAGCATCCGATATGTCAGCTATTGACGCAGTAGTGTCCGTggacaaggaaaaggagctGCTGGAGAAAGAAATAGAGGAGTTGGCGCTTGCAGATCAGGAGGATCCTGTAGTGACGCAGCGTATGGATGACATTTACAAGCGCCTGGATGAGTTGGATGCCGACACTGCGCTAGCGCGCGCAGGGAAAATATTGTTTGGTCTTGGCTTTACGCCAGAGATGCAGTTGCGGCCGACGAAGTCATTTTCTGGTGGGTGGCGTATGCGCATTTCCCTAGCTCAGGCGCTGTTCATTAATCCAACAGTTCTTCTACTTGACGAACCAACGAACCATCTCGACATTGAGGCCGTGGTGTGGTTGGAGAACTATCTCTCCAAGTTCAAGAAAATTCTTTTCATGGTATCCCACTCGCAGGATTTCATGAATAGCGTCTGCACCAAGGTGGCTCATATGGCCCGGGGGAAGCTCGATTACTACGACGGAAACTACGATCAGTACTGCATAACGCGTGCAGAAAAGGAGAGTAACCAGATGCGCCGGTTTCAGTGGGAACAGAACCAGATTAAGAGCATGAAAGAGTATATTGCCCGTTTCGGTCATGGTAGTGCAAAGCTTGCACGGCAGGCCCAGTCAAAGGAAAAGACGCTTGCCCGTATGACACGTGGTGGCCTCACTGAAAATGTGGCCAAAGACAGGCAAGTAAACTTTTGGTTCCCCTGCGCGGGACCGCTTCCCCCGCCGATGCTTCAGTTCCGAGAGGTGTCTTTTGCCTACCCAGGGCGTGAGCCTCTTTTCCAGGACCTTGAACTTGGAGTAGACATGGAATCACGTATCTGTCTTGTTGGACCGAATGGTGCAGGGAAGACAACCCTGACAAAGCTAATGTGCCGTGAGCTGGAACCCACAACTGGTTATGTTGCTAAGAATGCTCACTGCATCATTGCCCGTTTCCATCAGCACTTCGTGGATCAAATCGATTTGTCCCTTTCGCCGCTAGAGTGGATGGGACAAGAGTACCCAACGGTGACCGACCCCAATATACTGCGCAGCGCGCTCGGACGATTTGGTGTATCTGGCAAACTTCAGATGACACCCATGAACACCCTTTCGGATGGCCAGAAGTCAAGAGTGGTCTTTTCCTGGATGGCATTCAAAACGCCTCACTTGATGATTCTTGACGAGCCAACAAACCACCTTGATATTGAGTCCATTGACGCTTTGGCCGATGCGGTTAACAGTTTTGAGGGTgctgtggtggtggtttccCACGATCTCCGCCTCATCGCGCAGATTGCCGAAGAAATTTGGATTGTGGACCAGGGGAAATGCCGCAAGTTTGATGGTGACATCGCCGACTACAAGGAACATGTCCAGCGCGAAGTCAACCGTATGACAGAAGACTACGCCAACCGGAAGTGA